In Flavobacterium endoglycinae, one DNA window encodes the following:
- a CDS encoding DUF6265 family protein: MKVKNIPLVILGLIVLTSCKKENKTEAAVTDKNIDKAAWFIGEWGNKSKEGELTERWKKVNDSVYFGESYFVVNEKDTVFGEHVNLEDKNGKLSFIVTVPGQNDELPVTFEMTSSSENQIIFENPKHDYPNKIVYNKVGNDSLIAEIFGTKKGKMASEKFLMAKR, translated from the coding sequence ATGAAAGTAAAAAACATTCCATTAGTTATTCTAGGTTTAATAGTTTTAACATCTTGTAAAAAAGAAAATAAAACAGAAGCTGCTGTTACAGATAAAAATATTGATAAAGCAGCATGGTTTATTGGCGAATGGGGAAATAAATCTAAAGAAGGTGAACTTACAGAACGCTGGAAAAAGGTCAATGACTCCGTATATTTTGGCGAATCGTATTTTGTAGTGAATGAAAAAGATACCGTTTTTGGAGAGCATGTAAATCTTGAAGATAAAAATGGGAAACTATCTTTTATAGTAACCGTTCCCGGACAAAATGACGAACTCCCAGTCACTTTTGAAATGACTTCATCTTCAGAAAATCAAATTATTTTTGAAAATCCAAAACACGATTATCCAAATAAAATTGTCTATAATAAAGTAGGCAATGATTCTTTAATTGCAGAAATTTTCGGAACGAAAAAGGGAAAAATGGCTTCTGAAAAATTTTTAATGGCTAAAAGGTAA
- a CDS encoding MFS transporter yields MIFPFLKKLQYTPKGYRIANTVFFFLSGFGYSSWVSRIPHIQAQLHLSEAQFGAVLFAFPIGLMLTMPFTGKLLNKYSSRYIMLLGAVMFNVALSLPGLAAFVWQLVIILLFFGASRNIFNLSINAQSLEVQKLYPKSIITRFHAVWSIAVFSGAGLGYVMVTQKIAPSHHLLGVSIFMLALTACFYPMSIHNEPVPVKKKFFSMPEKNLIKFALICFVSMACENTMYDWSGIYFENILKASPKLTSAAFVFFASAVTLGRIFGDYGVMKFGTKKILLYSGILITVGFGICFILPYAYPTIFGYVLIGFGVSCVVPLVFSIAGRSSKLSSGSALTSISTIGYLGFLLVPPMVGFISEYLSMKWAFLVMALLGILMIFMVNKIGENE; encoded by the coding sequence ATGATTTTCCCCTTCTTAAAAAAACTACAGTACACGCCTAAAGGATATCGTATAGCGAATACTGTCTTTTTTTTCCTTTCTGGATTTGGGTATTCGTCATGGGTATCGCGAATTCCGCATATACAAGCACAATTACATTTGTCAGAAGCTCAATTTGGAGCTGTTTTATTTGCATTTCCAATTGGTTTGATGCTTACAATGCCTTTTACCGGAAAACTGTTAAATAAATACAGCAGTCGTTATATTATGCTTTTAGGAGCGGTTATGTTTAATGTTGCATTGTCATTGCCTGGTTTGGCAGCATTTGTCTGGCAGTTGGTTATTATACTTTTATTTTTTGGTGCTTCTCGAAATATTTTCAATTTATCGATTAACGCGCAGTCACTTGAGGTTCAGAAATTGTATCCAAAATCGATTATAACTCGTTTTCACGCTGTTTGGAGTATTGCGGTTTTTTCGGGAGCAGGTTTAGGATATGTAATGGTTACACAGAAAATAGCTCCATCGCATCATTTATTAGGCGTGAGTATTTTTATGCTGGCACTAACGGCTTGTTTTTATCCGATGAGCATTCACAATGAGCCAGTTCCGGTTAAAAAGAAGTTCTTCTCAATGCCAGAGAAAAACCTAATAAAATTTGCTTTGATTTGTTTCGTTTCTATGGCTTGTGAAAATACTATGTACGACTGGAGCGGAATTTACTTCGAAAATATATTAAAAGCTTCTCCAAAATTAACAAGTGCTGCGTTTGTATTTTTTGCTTCGGCAGTTACGTTAGGTCGTATTTTTGGCGATTATGGCGTGATGAAATTTGGAACGAAAAAAATCCTCTTGTACAGCGGAATATTGATAACTGTAGGTTTCGGAATTTGTTTTATTCTGCCGTATGCTTACCCCACTATTTTCGGTTATGTTTTAATCGGATTTGGGGTTTCTTGTGTGGTTCCGCTGGTTTTTAGTATTGCTGGAAGATCATCAAAATTAAGCAGCGGTTCTGCTTTGACTTCAATATCTACAATTGGTTATCTGGGATTTTTATTAGTGCCGCCAATGGTTGGTTTTATCTCTGAATATCTAAGTATGAAATGGGCATTTTTAGTAATGGCGCTTCTAGGTATTTTGATGATTTTTATGGTGAATAAAATCGGGGAGAATGAGTAG
- a CDS encoding TonB-dependent receptor codes for MKYFSLKTHRFLFTISFLFSFLTMFSQQNNGKIKGTITTSDGQAAAGVNVVLKNSKYWTITNDNGTFDFNRIKSNTYILQVSLAGYETIEREVIVADNETSELNLQLKVSNKELQEVVVNSKKSITSKKTDYVARMPIKNLENPQVYSVIHKELLLEQVAVDIKSAVQNSPGVVAISYPSGGVGMIFRGFSIGVNARNGMETVSGRSSVDLGNVERIEIMKGPSGTLFGSTVSSFGGVVNLVTKKPHETPANEISYTAGSFNLNRLTADVNTPLNADKTVLFRINLGVNREKSFLDYGFNNTILVAPSLTYKASDKLTLNFDAELYNVNNTRRTYNTYAATSGITNPTQLQINYKKSMFHDDNDAKTSATKVFAQAEYEISENWKSTTVFSFVGEDVERSYQSYAVWSSPTQAARRVGLWGPIYNNYTNIQENINGTFSTGSIKHKFLAGANYRLYSSNFSGGTTFTLDNIDVTTNFAPIRRKAVDAGLVLTSSPIADQKTLSVYACDVVNFTDRLSAMLSLRLDNFERAKVGTVEGYHQTALSPKLGLVYEVVKDQVSVFGNYMNGFQNMQPVTQPDASQLVLDPIYAVQYEGGIKAEAFNKKLTGSVSYYNITIDNATRLDGNGYTIQDGKQVSKGVEFEVISTPVNGLNIVAGYAYNDNRIVKATTNSNIEGNKATGAPENVANFWATYTFQDTLKGLGFGAGANYVDKNFFTADNTFYMPSYTVYNATVYYDKSSWRIGLKFNNLTNKKYWDFWGTSQAPANILANLTIKF; via the coding sequence ATGAAATATTTTAGCCTGAAAACACACCGTTTTCTATTTACAATCAGTTTTTTATTTTCATTCTTAACCATGTTTTCACAGCAAAACAATGGAAAAATCAAAGGAACAATTACAACTTCTGACGGTCAAGCCGCCGCTGGCGTAAACGTTGTTTTAAAAAATTCAAAATATTGGACCATTACCAATGACAATGGAACTTTTGATTTTAACAGAATAAAAAGTAATACCTATATTCTTCAGGTTTCATTAGCAGGTTATGAAACTATCGAAAGAGAAGTTATTGTAGCCGATAACGAAACAAGCGAATTGAACCTGCAGTTAAAAGTTTCAAACAAAGAATTACAAGAAGTAGTCGTAAACAGTAAAAAAAGCATTACTTCTAAAAAAACAGATTATGTAGCGAGAATGCCGATTAAAAATCTTGAAAATCCTCAAGTTTACAGTGTAATTCACAAAGAACTTTTACTGGAACAAGTTGCAGTCGATATTAAAAGTGCTGTTCAAAATTCACCTGGAGTAGTTGCAATTAGTTATCCTTCTGGAGGTGTTGGAATGATTTTCAGAGGATTTTCGATAGGTGTAAATGCTCGAAACGGAATGGAAACTGTTTCTGGCCGTTCATCTGTTGATCTTGGCAATGTCGAAAGAATTGAAATCATGAAAGGTCCTTCGGGAACTTTATTTGGTTCTACTGTATCATCATTTGGAGGTGTTGTCAATCTAGTTACCAAAAAACCACATGAAACTCCTGCTAATGAAATATCATATACTGCTGGAAGTTTCAACTTAAACCGACTTACTGCAGATGTAAACACGCCATTAAATGCCGATAAAACGGTTTTATTCAGAATAAATCTTGGAGTGAACAGAGAAAAAAGTTTCCTTGATTACGGATTCAACAATACCATTCTGGTGGCGCCAAGTCTTACATATAAAGCATCTGACAAACTTACGCTTAATTTCGATGCAGAACTTTACAACGTAAACAACACCCGACGTACTTATAATACCTATGCAGCAACATCGGGAATTACAAACCCTACTCAATTACAAATCAACTACAAAAAATCGATGTTTCATGATGATAATGATGCCAAAACATCGGCAACAAAAGTTTTCGCTCAAGCAGAATATGAAATATCAGAAAACTGGAAATCAACTACTGTATTCTCATTTGTAGGCGAAGATGTAGAACGCAGTTACCAGAGTTATGCCGTGTGGAGTTCACCTACACAAGCTGCAAGAAGAGTTGGACTTTGGGGACCAATCTATAATAACTATACTAACATACAGGAAAATATCAATGGAACTTTCTCTACTGGAAGCATCAAACATAAATTCCTTGCTGGTGCTAATTACAGATTATACAGTTCAAATTTTTCGGGAGGAACAACATTTACACTTGATAATATAGATGTAACAACCAACTTCGCTCCTATTAGAAGAAAAGCAGTTGATGCGGGACTTGTTTTAACATCTTCTCCTATTGCCGACCAGAAAACGTTGAGTGTATACGCCTGCGATGTAGTTAATTTTACCGACAGACTTTCGGCAATGTTGAGTTTGCGTTTGGATAATTTTGAACGAGCAAAAGTAGGAACTGTTGAAGGATATCATCAAACCGCTCTTTCTCCTAAATTAGGATTGGTATATGAAGTAGTTAAAGATCAGGTTTCGGTATTTGGAAATTACATGAATGGTTTTCAAAACATGCAGCCGGTTACGCAGCCTGATGCCAGCCAATTAGTTTTAGACCCAATTTATGCTGTACAATATGAAGGGGGAATAAAAGCCGAAGCTTTCAATAAAAAACTTACCGGATCTGTAAGTTATTACAATATTACTATTGACAATGCTACCAGACTTGATGGCAACGGATATACGATTCAAGATGGGAAACAAGTAAGTAAAGGTGTTGAATTTGAAGTAATATCGACTCCCGTTAACGGATTAAATATTGTTGCTGGATATGCTTACAATGACAACCGAATTGTAAAAGCCACTACAAACTCAAATATTGAAGGAAATAAAGCAACGGGAGCTCCTGAAAATGTAGCAAACTTCTGGGCAACATATACTTTTCAAGATACATTAAAAGGTTTAGGATTTGGTGCCGGAGCCAATTACGTAGACAAAAATTTCTTTACTGCCGATAACACTTTTTACATGCCATCGTATACGGTTTACAATGCAACGGTTTATTATGATAAATCTTCGTGGAGAATTGGTTTAAAATTCAACAATTTAACCAACAAAAAATACTGGGATTTCTGGGGAACTTCGCAGGCTCCGGCTAATATTCTGGCTAACTTAACGATTAAGTTTTAA
- a CDS encoding PepSY-associated TM helix domain-containing protein produces the protein MGFKNFIKKIHLWLGLASGIIVVILGITGCLYVFEEELRPIVHDYYHVDQIKNKKLPISKLIEIAQKANHKINPQQTLSGCRIINDDKRTIIIWFFQELDEDAFWYWNNYQNTYVYIDPYTGSIKKLEEYNFEFFVFVRMLHQTLCFNSKIGDPIVGTATILFIISLITGLILWWPKNKSAAKQRFWFQWKNTTKWKRKNYDLHNILGYYMMVFALIIALTGLVWAFKCYDKGVQWLFNGGKTYEKEKLVSDTTHYTENTATDKIYTTTKNLNPNAKSYYLFVPNADDSLATFQTFVRYKNRFDDVAMEFDRYTGKNLKITTYNDRNNGEKFRFINYDLHVGSILGFPGKVLAFFASLVSASLPITGFLIWWGRNNKKKKKAS, from the coding sequence ATGGGATTTAAAAATTTTATAAAAAAAATACATTTATGGCTGGGATTAGCTTCGGGGATTATTGTCGTTATATTAGGCATTACAGGCTGTTTATATGTTTTTGAAGAAGAACTTCGCCCTATCGTACATGACTATTACCATGTAGATCAGATAAAAAATAAAAAACTTCCTATTAGTAAATTAATTGAAATTGCTCAGAAAGCCAACCACAAAATAAATCCTCAACAAACACTTTCAGGATGCAGAATTATTAATGATGATAAACGTACGATTATCATCTGGTTTTTTCAAGAATTAGATGAAGACGCTTTCTGGTACTGGAATAATTATCAAAATACCTACGTTTATATCGATCCGTATACGGGAAGCATAAAAAAGCTCGAAGAATACAATTTTGAGTTTTTCGTTTTTGTGCGAATGCTGCATCAAACGCTTTGCTTTAACAGTAAAATTGGCGATCCAATAGTAGGAACGGCTACTATTCTCTTTATCATTTCATTAATTACGGGATTAATACTTTGGTGGCCGAAAAATAAAAGTGCCGCGAAACAGCGTTTTTGGTTTCAATGGAAAAACACCACCAAATGGAAACGTAAAAATTACGATTTACATAATATTCTTGGATATTATATGATGGTTTTTGCTTTAATTATTGCACTCACCGGATTAGTCTGGGCTTTTAAATGTTATGATAAAGGCGTACAATGGCTTTTTAATGGCGGAAAAACGTACGAAAAAGAAAAGCTGGTTTCTGATACTACTCATTATACTGAAAACACAGCCACTGACAAAATATACACAACGACCAAAAACTTAAATCCGAATGCAAAAAGCTACTATTTATTTGTTCCGAATGCAGATGATTCACTCGCAACATTTCAAACCTTTGTACGCTATAAAAACCGTTTTGATGATGTCGCAATGGAATTTGACCGATATACAGGAAAGAATCTAAAAATCACAACCTACAACGACAGAAATAATGGTGAAAAATTCCGATTTATAAATTACGATCTGCATGTGGGCAGCATTTTAGGATTTCCCGGAAAAGTGCTGGCATTTTTTGCAAGTCTCGTATCAGCGAGTTTACCCATAACAGGTTTCTTAATTTGGTGGGGACGAAATAATAAAAAGAAGAAAAAAGCTTCTTAA
- a CDS encoding TonB-dependent receptor, producing MNYSKTGTKNVLYTFCLFLFFTTMLIAQQNHGKIKGTITTSDSEPAVGVNIILKNSKYGTVSNEDGAFEFNKVKTGTYIVQISLTGYETLEYQVKVDANTTESLDLQLKVSNKQLKEVVITSNKGKAFPKQSTYVSRLPLKNIENPQVYNVVSSEIMKEQAITNYEDALKNVPGIQKLWESTGRGGDGGSYYSLRGFEVQANIINGLPGLTNGTLDPSNIERIEVIKGPSGTLFGSSLVSYGGLINTVTKKPYEGFGGEISYLTGSFGLNRATVDVNTPLDDNKAVLFRINSSFQTENTFQDAGFRTAYFIAPSLSYKVNEKLSFLVNTEFMEEEKTTPSMLFLGRDSQVQFANLKELNYNTDLSFYSNNLPIKNPRFSLQAQANYKISSKWNSQTVFSRGTSKSRGYYSYIYDNENGNGDFALWITNENSQTATTDIQQNFTGDFKIGSLRNRIVIGADYFKRDVVFEGTGYAPVYNITPQGEIRQFDDQNPNYLTKASINKLLSTEAGPDYHSKDATYSAYVSDVLNITPTLLAMASLRVDYFDTEGSVKTDNDNYNQTALSPKFGLLYQPIEDKLAIFGNYMNGFKNIAPTAIYDNDGNFLRSQTFKPEHANQLELGVKGNLFSDKLTTTVSYYDINVANLVTSNPMYSAQGGKARSKGFEFDLNAAPLKGLSIIAGYSYNDSKITKGDENNVWLDQGKRPFWAGPKNLVNLWASYKFYEGFLNNFGLGFGGNYASDNAILDSEVTGKFILPAYTVINGSVFYNSNKFRVSLNVNNITNKEYFNGGWSTVNPQKPRNFVASFAYKF from the coding sequence ATGAATTATTCAAAAACAGGCACAAAAAATGTTCTTTATACTTTCTGCCTCTTCCTATTTTTTACCACCATGTTAATTGCCCAGCAAAATCATGGAAAAATTAAAGGAACCATCACCACATCTGACAGTGAACCAGCTGTTGGAGTTAATATCATTCTTAAAAATTCTAAGTACGGAACAGTTTCCAATGAAGATGGAGCTTTTGAATTCAACAAAGTAAAAACAGGTACTTATATCGTACAAATCTCTTTAACCGGTTACGAAACCCTTGAATATCAAGTTAAAGTTGATGCCAATACAACTGAATCATTAGATTTACAATTAAAAGTTTCCAATAAACAATTAAAAGAAGTTGTTATTACCAGTAACAAGGGAAAAGCTTTTCCTAAACAAAGTACGTACGTATCGAGATTACCGCTGAAAAATATCGAAAATCCTCAAGTGTACAATGTTGTTTCTTCTGAAATCATGAAAGAGCAAGCTATTACCAATTATGAAGATGCCTTAAAAAATGTTCCCGGAATCCAGAAATTATGGGAATCTACAGGACGTGGCGGCGATGGAGGTTCTTATTATTCTTTAAGAGGTTTTGAAGTTCAGGCTAATATCATAAACGGACTTCCAGGTTTGACAAACGGAACGCTTGATCCATCAAACATTGAAAGAATCGAAGTAATCAAAGGGCCATCGGGAACTTTATTCGGAAGTAGTTTAGTGAGTTATGGAGGATTAATCAATACCGTTACTAAAAAACCTTATGAAGGTTTTGGAGGCGAAATCTCATATCTTACCGGAAGCTTCGGATTAAACAGAGCCACTGTAGATGTAAATACTCCGTTAGACGATAATAAAGCTGTTTTATTCAGAATCAACTCTTCATTTCAAACCGAAAATACATTTCAAGATGCCGGTTTTCGTACGGCTTATTTTATCGCTCCTTCTCTATCGTATAAAGTAAATGAGAAACTTTCTTTTCTTGTGAATACGGAATTTATGGAGGAAGAAAAAACAACGCCATCGATGTTATTTTTAGGAAGAGATTCCCAAGTTCAATTCGCCAATTTAAAGGAGCTGAATTACAACACCGACTTATCTTTTTACAGCAATAATTTACCTATAAAAAATCCTAGATTTAGTTTGCAGGCTCAGGCAAATTATAAAATTTCATCCAAATGGAATTCGCAGACTGTATTCTCACGAGGAACTTCTAAATCAAGAGGATACTACTCGTATATTTATGATAACGAAAACGGAAATGGGGACTTTGCGTTATGGATTACCAATGAAAATTCACAAACAGCGACTACTGATATTCAGCAGAATTTTACTGGTGATTTCAAAATTGGCAGTTTACGTAACCGTATCGTAATTGGTGCCGATTATTTCAAAAGAGATGTGGTTTTTGAAGGCACAGGATATGCTCCCGTTTATAATATTACACCACAAGGAGAAATCAGACAATTCGACGATCAGAACCCAAATTACCTGACTAAAGCATCCATTAACAAGCTTCTTTCAACAGAAGCAGGACCTGATTATCATTCAAAAGATGCGACTTACAGTGCCTATGTTTCGGATGTATTAAACATTACGCCCACTTTGCTTGCAATGGCAAGTTTAAGAGTTGATTATTTTGATACTGAAGGAAGTGTCAAAACTGACAATGATAATTACAATCAGACAGCTTTGTCGCCAAAATTTGGGTTATTATACCAACCTATTGAAGATAAACTAGCCATTTTTGGAAATTACATGAATGGTTTTAAAAACATTGCTCCAACTGCCATTTATGACAATGACGGGAATTTTTTAAGATCTCAAACCTTTAAGCCAGAACATGCCAACCAGTTAGAATTGGGCGTAAAAGGAAATCTGTTTTCAGATAAATTAACCACTACAGTGAGTTACTACGATATTAATGTTGCCAATCTTGTTACAAGCAATCCAATGTACAGTGCACAAGGTGGTAAAGCCAGAAGCAAAGGTTTTGAATTTGATTTAAACGCCGCTCCTTTAAAAGGTTTAAGCATTATTGCAGGATATAGTTATAACGACAGCAAAATCACAAAAGGAGACGAAAATAATGTTTGGTTAGATCAAGGAAAAAGACCTTTCTGGGCTGGGCCAAAAAACTTAGTAAACCTTTGGGCGAGCTATAAATTTTATGAAGGATTCTTAAATAATTTCGGTCTTGGATTTGGAGGAAACTATGCCAGCGACAATGCAATCTTAGACAGCGAAGTAACAGGAAAATTCATTTTACCAGCCTATACGGTAATCAATGGGTCGGTATTTTACAATTCAAATAAATTTCGCGTAAGCTTAAATGTCAACAATATTACCAACAAAGAGTATTTTAACGGAGGCTGGTCAACCGTAAATCCGCAAAAACCAAGAAACTTTGTGGCAAGTTTCGCGTATAAATTCTAA